CCTATCGCCGCCGCCACCGGGGCCATTGCCGGCAGGCGGGTGCGTCGCACCAGGCCACGGCTCAGGTTGAGGCCAAGCACCGGGAATTTGAGCGCCAAAGCCTCGAAGTCCTCGCGGCTCAACTCCCAGATGTCGGTGTCGCCGTCGGCCACGGCCGTCACCCGGTGCGGCTCGCCGGTGAGGACCGAGCTTTCGCCGAAGAAGTCGCCGCCGCCAATGCTGACGGCGCCACCCTGACGGCTGGAGAGGCGAACGGCGCCGGTCTCGACCAGATACAGTCGTTCGCCGGCGTCGCCCTCGCGATAGACCACCTCGCCGCTGCCGTAGCGGGCGGGGATGAGGCGGTCGGCGATGTCGCTCAGTTGGTCGGATGTCAGGCCGGCGAACAAGCCGATCTGACGCAGGTGTTTGGCGCCGAAAGCGCCGCCAGCCTGACCCAGTCGCTCGCCCAGGGTGCGGCTGAGGGCCTGGCTGAGGGCGGGGTGCCGGGCAAGCAGTTCGTCGAAATCGCTGCGATAGAGGACCCAGAGATTGGTGGCTTCGGCGGTGCGCACACCAGTGGTGCGGCTCCGTCCGGTCAGCAACGCCATCTCGCCGAAGAAGCCACCCGCACCCAGCCGGGCGAGGACTTCGCCACGCCGGCTGACATTGCTGACGACCTCGACCCGACCGGAATCGATCAGATAGAGGGCGTCGCCGGGGCTGCCTTCGGTGTAGACGACCTCATGGCCGGGCACATGCTGGAGCATGAGCCGTTCGGCCACGGCTTTGAGGGTCGTCGAGTCGAGGGAGGCGAAGATGGGCAGAGCCTGCAACCGCTCGATGGCCAGTTGCTCGTCCTCCGGGCCGAGGCGCGCCCGCAATCCCTCGCTGAGATGGGCAAGAAGATTGGGGTTCTGTGCCGCCAGTTCGGTGAAGGCAGAGCGGCTGAGCGACCAGACCAGGGTTTCGGACTGGGCCTGGGCCGATTCGGCGTGCGGCTTGTCGGCCAGCATCGCCATCAGCCCCAGCACCTCGCCCGGCCCGGCATCGATCAGCAGTTCGTCGCGCTGGATGCGCGCAGCGCCGCTTTCGACGATGTAGAGGGCGTCTGGTTGGTTGCCTTCACGGAAGAGGGTGCGCCCGGCATGGAAGATCTCCACGTCCAGGTTGGCAGCGATCCGGCTTCGTTCGTCATCGCTCAGCGCTTCCAGACCCGGCGCCGTGCGCAGGCGTTGGCCGACCAGGTAGGGCTCGAGCTGAGCCAACCGGGTGCCAAAGCTGCGCGAGAGCTGGATGCCAATGGTCGGGTTGGCGCTGACGATCTGTTCCAGATCGTGCGCGGAAAGCGCCCACACGTCCGTCTCGCCGGTGGCCTGGGCGCTGATGGTGCGCTTGCGGGCCAGGAAGACGTCGTTTTCACCGAAGATGGCGCCGACGCCAAGCGTGGCCAGGGTGACCGGGCCATAGCTGAGGCGGACGCCGCCGTGCTTGATCAGATAGAGGGCGTTGCTGGCGGCGTCTTCGCTAAAGACGATTTCACCCGCAGCGAAATGCTGCAGGTGAAGGTGTTCCGCAAGCAGTTGGCGTTCTTCTGATTTCAAGTCGGCGAACGGTGAGGCGCGTTCCAATAAGTTCGTGCTCACGTTGGGTTGCTACCTCCTTGGTTTGATGGCGGGTGATGGGGGCTGCGACACTGCATGCGGCCCCTCCGCGGGCCAAAGTTCCTCCTCAGGCGAGGAGAACGGCGCTAGGTTAACTCAGAGTATGAAAATTTTGCAAACTTGGGGCGAGTCAGAAGGGGCAGAGGGCAGGGGGATAAGGAGACAAGGAGACAAGTAGACAGGCAGGCGCTCAGTTGTTGCGCCGGAACAGGACTTCGAAGGCATAATGGCCGACAGCAAACCAGTAGGTCTTGTTCTGCAGATCCTGTTGGCAGCTTTGCGGGTCGGCGTGAGGCTTGCAGTTGCAATAGCCGGCCGCCAACATCAGGTCGAAGTCCGGCCAGTCGGCGCTCATGCCGCGCGAGGCCTCGCCAATGCGATTACCGGCTTCATCGACAATCTCCACCTGGCCGCCACCACCGCGATAGATATCGAACTCGACCCGACCATCTCCCTTGCCCTGGTCGCCGGTGACATGGATCTGGCCGGTGAAGATTTCGCGCACCCGCACGCCGTTGAGTGCATTTCCAGCGGCATCGACCACCGTGACAAAGATGTTGTGGTCGCCAGCGTCACACCGCTGAGAATCCTGGCCCACCGGACGCAAGCGCACAGAAGCAGCGTAAGTCGGGGCCGCGGGCGCCGGCGGCGGCGGGGTGGGACGGGGCTGCGTGGGCGCGGGGGCGACGACGACGCGGGTGGGGGTGGGCGGCGGGGGGGCCTCGGCCACGGGGATGCCCTCGGTGTTGCCCTCGATGGTGACGAGCTGCCCCAGCACCCAGCCCACCGAGCCATCCTCGCGCTGGATCTGCCACCAATCGCCCGCCGGGTTACGGCCAACCAGCAGCGCCGCTTCGCCGGGCGCCATGTCGCCGATGATGGCGTAGGTCAGGCCGGGGCCGCTGCGCACGTTGACTTCGCCCAGGGCGATGACCATCGGTTGGGCCGGGACGGTGGGGGTGGCCGTGGCCGGTTCGGGCGTGTAGGTGGGCGTGGCGGTGGGGATGATGGGGGTGGCGGTGGGCGGCGGGGTGGCGGTGGGCGGGACGGGGGTGGGCGTGGGGG
The Caldilineales bacterium DNA segment above includes these coding regions:
- a CDS encoding cyclic nucleotide-binding domain-containing protein, whose amino-acid sequence is MSTNLLERASPFADLKSEERQLLAEHLHLQHFAAGEIVFSEDAASNALYLIKHGGVRLSYGPVTLATLGVGAIFGENDVFLARKRTISAQATGETDVWALSAHDLEQIVSANPTIGIQLSRSFGTRLAQLEPYLVGQRLRTAPGLEALSDDERSRIAANLDVEIFHAGRTLFREGNQPDALYIVESGAARIQRDELLIDAGPGEVLGLMAMLADKPHAESAQAQSETLVWSLSRSAFTELAAQNPNLLAHLSEGLRARLGPEDEQLAIERLQALPIFASLDSTTLKAVAERLMLQHVPGHEVVYTEGSPGDALYLIDSGRVEVVSNVSRRGEVLARLGAGGFFGEMALLTGRSRTTGVRTAEATNLWVLYRSDFDELLARHPALSQALSRTLGERLGQAGGAFGAKHLRQIGLFAGLTSDQLSDIADRLIPARYGSGEVVYREGDAGERLYLVETGAVRLSSRQGGAVSIGGGDFFGESSVLTGEPHRVTAVADGDTDIWELSREDFEALALKFPVLGLNLSRGLVRRTRLPAMAPVAAAIGATAAAAAGAFVAPAPAPALRPTPAPAPRPAARPAARPADRPAAAPKPGLVDGLALWYRGLSSGARWRLVLIILLVVFLLGISLPAALIGALQTSAALPSAGEADVSRLALATTGSSIAPVALALANPPAETQADQPAATPTYTPEPTLTPLPTDTPTPSPTPTETPLPTATPTETPLPTPTDTPVPPTPAPVVRAKALAAAPAAAPAAVAAAAAPQPSVQYSLIEMRRLSPCENRGKHNVYVRVVDAGGNGVDGVWAIQSSGGAGNVIDKKQTEDHDSWTMEVQPGRTTFDMWKGAEYMVFISNDGASPASDIASPVHSNFTDEAECSDGGGGNTLFHNSFSLVFRKNF
- a CDS encoding SH3 domain-containing protein, which encodes MNKRRDLSWLIALVAITAGLLIGLWAGSQWLPRLSGAEVSDLTPAQQDEYVTLVALGFAQTGNLEQARSQIESLQAPNPGQMTAGVIERRAAAGAGPQELTALAQLAAALGVSNSALVAYLPTPTPPPTPTPVPPTATPPPTATPIIPTATPTYTPEPATATPTVPAQPMVIALGEVNVRSGPGLTYAIIGDMAPGEAALLVGRNPAGDWWQIQREDGSVGWVLGQLVTIEGNTEGIPVAEAPPPPTPTRVVVAPAPTQPRPTPPPPAPAAPTYAASVRLRPVGQDSQRCDAGDHNIFVTVVDAAGNALNGVRVREIFTGQIHVTGDQGKGDGRVEFDIYRGGGGQVEIVDEAGNRIGEASRGMSADWPDFDLMLAAGYCNCKPHADPQSCQQDLQNKTYWFAVGHYAFEVLFRRNN